A DNA window from Scylla paramamosain isolate STU-SP2022 chromosome 10, ASM3559412v1, whole genome shotgun sequence contains the following coding sequences:
- the LOC135104253 gene encoding histone deacetylase complex subunit SAP30 homolog isoform X2 — MNGLSTEEDSGSQHDQVCCLVDAGERCTQLAGNAAYNKRIQKTVAQRKLRLHMDTASSHNYICEYHKGVIQSVRVKRKRRDSEEDFGDFDGDHPEVELYNLQVNTLRRYKRHYKIPTRPGLNKAQLVDILMKHFRTVPVVEKECLTYFIYMIKANRSKFDQRNGSNIDT, encoded by the exons ATGAACGGCTTGAGCACAGAAGAGGATTCAGGATCACAGCATGATCAAGTATGCTGTTTGGTTGATGCGGGTGAACGTTGCACCCAGCTGGCAGGGAACGCCGCCTATAACAAGAGGATACAGAAAACTGTTGCACAGAGGAAGCTTCGCCTGCACATGGACACTGCT TCCAGCCATAATTACATCTGCGAGTACCACAAAGGTGTCATCCAGAGTGTGCGAGTGAAACGGAAAAGGAGAGATTCAGAAGAAGACTTTGGAGACTTTGATGGAGACCATCCAGAAGTGGAGCTTTATAATTTACAG GTGAACACATTGAGGAGGTACAAACGACACTACAAGATACCAACAAGGCCAGGGTTGAATAAGGCTCAACTAGTGGAT ATCCTCATGAAGCACTTCCGAACAGTGCCAGTAGTGGAGAAGGAGTGCCTCACCTATTTCATCTACATGATCAAGGCCAACCGATCCAAGTTTGACCAGAGGAATGGGTCAAATATTGATACCTGA
- the LOC135104253 gene encoding histone deacetylase complex subunit SAP30 homolog isoform X1 produces the protein MNGLSTEEDSGSQHDQVCCLVDAGERCTQLAGNAAYNKRIQKTVAQRKLRLHMDTAQSSHNYICEYHKGVIQSVRVKRKRRDSEEDFGDFDGDHPEVELYNLQVNTLRRYKRHYKIPTRPGLNKAQLVDILMKHFRTVPVVEKECLTYFIYMIKANRSKFDQRNGSNIDT, from the exons ATGAACGGCTTGAGCACAGAAGAGGATTCAGGATCACAGCATGATCAAGTATGCTGTTTGGTTGATGCGGGTGAACGTTGCACCCAGCTGGCAGGGAACGCCGCCTATAACAAGAGGATACAGAAAACTGTTGCACAGAGGAAGCTTCGCCTGCACATGGACACTGCT CAGTCCAGCCATAATTACATCTGCGAGTACCACAAAGGTGTCATCCAGAGTGTGCGAGTGAAACGGAAAAGGAGAGATTCAGAAGAAGACTTTGGAGACTTTGATGGAGACCATCCAGAAGTGGAGCTTTATAATTTACAG GTGAACACATTGAGGAGGTACAAACGACACTACAAGATACCAACAAGGCCAGGGTTGAATAAGGCTCAACTAGTGGAT ATCCTCATGAAGCACTTCCGAACAGTGCCAGTAGTGGAGAAGGAGTGCCTCACCTATTTCATCTACATGATCAAGGCCAACCGATCCAAGTTTGACCAGAGGAATGGGTCAAATATTGATACCTGA